One part of the Haliotis asinina isolate JCU_RB_2024 chromosome 2, JCU_Hal_asi_v2, whole genome shotgun sequence genome encodes these proteins:
- the LOC137274135 gene encoding CUB domain-containing protein 2-like — MNMNCFLSVCALLLGSLVSCSGDSSCGGCLVATSVGKTFTSPGYPNTDLPALARIWTITAERNHTILLSTIDSVLENYNSFGTCDRDYVTVCNSQDGSDELGTFCGHQQPVFASSGNTMRVSLQTDGGTNHKGFKMMYKAVPETTCNVTLPAGPSPIQLVSPGYPSNHHSGLDCKWTITAPFRTNVNVDVLYISMVTTPSCLNDYLLFTDGPATDDTQLAKICEDPFIPIISMDNYMTIIFHTESSVTGQGFRLQYSNDFTCGTTDLRASPDTERYLTSPGFPSSYYYNLQCTWTISASTGYNVKVSIESLDVKKSTSCDTEYILFSDGSSSKAAALGKYCDSTGRDVIASSNLMTVTFHTDGSARRRGFSLKYTSGRFLTTTTVTPYVPSCGTTKLSASSKWTQLSPSPPGGYTSKINCSWTISALVGNVVSVQLEELSMGASTSCAVNYLLLSDGSRANAAKLARYCGSTTGNVMSSNKDVTVTFHTIGRAEFTLRYKAIPSGCGEDKVIDHFETVYVQSPNYPLYYPRHSNCAWTISTDIRGYVIYVVTVEFNLISDAMCTDYLKLYNVDGPNEYLIGQWCGYGGPNIRSTEMAVRVRFHSESYTTYIGFKLAFIAAKPRTAPFLLPNTGTVLGYTLGFTVALVVIIICCCGICIKKKSTTNDQSIKSVTNAHFVPGHSYTATTSTTLPASSAPSTDSLQVDHGMYCQPVPGGQPLVTLSPRGPSALQGIDNPACLN; from the exons GGCACTGGCACGTATCTGGACTATTACAGCAGAACGAAACCATACTATTCTATTGTCCACAATAGATTCGGTACTTGAGAACTACAACTCATTTGGAACTTGTGACAGAGATTATGTGACTGTTTGTAACAGTCAGGACG GTTCCGATGAGCTCGGTACCTTCTGTGGTCACCAGCAACCCGTCTTTGCCAGCAGTGGGAATACAATGCGCGTCAGTCTACAAACCGATGGCGGAACCAACCATAAAGGATTCAAAATGATGTACAAAGCTGTACCAG AAACGACGTGCAATGTGACGCTGCCAGCAGGTCCGAGTCCAATACAGCTTGTCTCCCCTGGTTATCCTTCAAACCACCACAG TGGACTGGATTGCAAATGGACTATCACTGCGCCGTTTAGAACAAACGTTAATGTTGACGTTTTGTATATTAGTATGGTCACAACGCCATCATGTCTGAATGATTATCTACTGTTTACAGACG GCCCTGCGACTGATGACACACAACTGGCAAAGATCTGTGAAGACCCGTTCATTCCGATTATCAGCATGGACAACTATATGACCATTATATTTCACACAGAGAGTTCCGTCACAGGACAAGGCTTTCGTTTGCAGTACTCGAATG ATTTCACTTGTGGAACAACAGATCTCCGCGCCTCACCCGATACAGAGAGGTATCTGACCTCACCCGGCTTTCCTTCATCCTATTACTA CAACCTACAATGCACATGGACAATATCTGCATCCACTGGGTATAACGTAAAAGTCAGCATTGAATCTCTTGATGTGAAAAAGTCGACGTCCTGTGACACTGAGTATATTCTCTTCAGTGATG GGTCGTCGTCTAAGGCTGCTGCTCTAGGTAAATATTGTGATTCTACGGGGAGGGACGTCATTGCCTCCAGCAACCTCATGACCGTCACCTTTCACACCGACGGCTCTGCAAGAAGGAGAGGCTTTTCTTTGAAATACACAAGTGGAAGATTCCTAACAACAACCACAG TGACACCATATGTGCCTAGTTGTGGAACTACAAAGCTCAGTGCCAGTTCTAAGTGGACCCAGTTGTCTCCTAGCCCCCCAGGCGGCTACACGAG CAAAATAAACTGCAGCTGGACAATTTCTGCTCTTGTTGGAAATGTCGTATCCGTTCAACTCGAGGAACTGTCTATGGGAGCATCAACTTCTTGTGCAGTGAACTATCTTCTCCTCAGTGACG GTTCACGGGCTAATGCAGCTAAATTAGCAAGATATTGTGGCTCTACCACCGGGAACGTCATGAGCTCCAACAAAGATGTGACCGTCACCTTCCACACAATCGGGCGAGCAGAATTCACTTTGCGATACAAGGCGATACCGTCAG GATGCGGTGAAGATAAAGTGATAGACCATTTCGAAACAGTATATGTTCAATCACCGAACTATCCATTGTACTATCCACG aCATTCGAACTGTGCCTGGACAATCAGCACTGATATTCGGGGATATGTGATCTATGTTGTGACAGTGGAGTTCAACCTTATTTCTGACGCCATGTGTACGGATTATCTAAAACTCTACAATG TCGATGGTCCAAATGAATACTTAATCGGTCAGTGGTGTGGAtatggtggaccaaatatacggAGTACAGAGATGGCCGTGAGGGTTCGATTCCACTCCGAGAGTTACACTACATACATTGGATTTAAGTTGGCTTTCATTGCTGCCAAGCCAAGAACAGCGC CTTTTTTGCTCCCAAACACCGGAACCGTACTCGGATACACTCTTGGCTTCACGGTGGCTCTGGTTGTAATTATAATCTGCTGCTGTGGAATTTGCATCAAGAAAAAGTCGACTACCAACGACCAGTCGATCAAATCAGTGACCAACGCCCATTTCGTCCCTGGCCACTCATACACAGCAACTACATCTACTACTCTTCCGGCCAGTTCTGCTCCATCCACAGACAGCTTGCAGGTTGATCATGGAATGTACTGCCAGCCTGTGCCAGGTGGTCAGCCTCTTGTGACGTTATCCCCTAGAGGTCCATCTGCACTTCAAGGGATAGATAACCCAGCATGCTTAAACTGA